A segment of the Leptolyngbya sp. NIES-3755 genome:
ATTGTACGGTTTGCCCCTTGGCAGCTTCAACCTCTAATCTTGCCAGCGTTGCGGTGTATTCTGCTAATGAAAGTGCTAGGTTTGCCCGTCGCTGCGGATCGGTTTCTTTCCAAAGTGCCTCAGATTCTAGCCAAACTAGATAACGATAGCCTTCAAGCGATTCAGCGTCTGAAACGTGTGGCTCTAAAGAATTATTCATTGAGGAACCTCAACTCAGTTTCAACTCTAAGGAACTGACGGTTAGGCTCACCCGTCAACATCACAACGAGAACTTCTCCTGCGATTGAGGACATTGCAACATTATCCTGATTCCGAACGACTACGTAGATGTCTGACACAACAGCTAAACAGGTTCAGAATCGGGTTGTGCAAGACGCACCACTAAACGTCGATCGGGTTCTTGACCCCGACTAAACGTTTCAATGTCTCCACTGTCTTGAAGCATTGAATGCACTTGACGGCGTTCAGCAGAAGAGAGCGATTTGATTTCGTACTCCTCTCCGGTCTCGCGCACTCTAGTGGCAGCATCCTCCGCAATATCAGTCAGTTCCTTCAATCGGCGGGCGCGATAGCCATCAATCTCGATCGTATAAGCAATCTGTTCTTCCTGTCCGATATTCAGAACAGAACTTGCCAAATACTGAATCGAATCGAGAACCGCACCTTTATTGCTGAGTAAGGCTTCGATTTGAGCAGGCTGAAGGGAAGTATGGTCGATCGTCAACCAGCAGCTTTTTTCAGCGGAGGTATTTCGGATTTCAGCGCTTACGGTTGCCGGAAATGCAGCTAACTTCAGAAAAGTTTCGAGCCACTCCTGACCCCGCTGCTGTAATTGAGTTTCAGCCATACATCCCAACACTATGCTTTTTTCTTACGACCGGGTTCAAAGGGGAGCGTATCATCTCCACCGTCAGATTTGGCGCTTCCGCCACTGGTTTTCGCTGTTGCCGCAGCTTCCGCATCTACCAATTTTTGCAGATTTTCAGGCAGTGGCTCACGAGACAGAATGAAGGTCTGAGCCGTTTGGAAAATGTTCGCCAGCACCATGTACATCAAGACACCCGCGGGCAACGGGAAGAACAAGAACATCCCAGAGAAAATCACGGGCGTAATCTTGTTCACGGTGTCTTGCTGAGGATTGCCTGTCGAACCTTGTCCTGAAATCAGTTGGCTAATGTACAAGCTCAATCCAAAGAAGACGATCATGCCAATGATGTCCCAGTGGAACGTTCCATCTGGATCAACGGCTCCGACTCTTCCAAGCTGATCGATGAACAAGAAGCCTTTATCAGCGGCAAGACCCGGAATGAAGGCTTGAATTGTGGCATCTCCAGGTTGGAGCGCTTCGATCGTGCCGTCATCGTTAATCTTGATGCGTTCCGCTCCAGTCGTTGCCTTGAACTTCGGAGTGAGGTTGCTGTCAGGATGTTCAGCTTGAAGCTCTGAGAAGGACTTGCCGTCTACGGTTTGAAACTCAATTTTGGTTTTTTCACCGACTGCGAGCTTTGTTCCAGAAGGCGCGATCGCGCTAATTTTCGCGTGAACGCCATCTTCGACATAAATATTCTGAGGCGGCGTGGTAAATGCCTGGGGTGCAACTTGTTCCACTTGGGCTTGAGGCGCAATCTGGAAGTTCACCGTGTAGGGGACATCCGAGAAAGGTGATCCTCTCAAAGTTGCAAACAGCGCAAACAGAATTGGCATCTGTAACACGACAGGCAAACATCCTGCCAGCGGATTACCAAATTCTTTATAAATCCCGCTCATTTCTTCCTGCTGTTTTGCAGGATCGTTCTTGTACCGTTCTTGTACTTCTTTGACGCGCTTTTGCATGACCGGTTGCGTGACCTTCATGCGGCGCATACTGCGGATTGAACCTGCACTAAGCGGGAAGAGGGCAAAGCGAATGACTAGAGTCAACGCTACGATCGCCAACCCATAGCTCGGCACGATCCCGTAGAAGAAATCCAGGATCGGCAGCATCACGTTATTGGATAAGAAGCTTACACCAAAGTCCATTCGCTTTCCGTCTACCTACTAGGGTCTAAAGGGTTTGAGGCATTACAAAAATGCCAAATCCAGTGTAACGCTCAAGGCGCAAATTTACGGTTGACTTCCGAGACTCCCGCTGGCTTTTTTCGCCTTTTCGGACAGTCGATCGTTGATAAAGTCGTATACTTCCCGAAACTTCGGAATTGCCCGAAGCTCAAGTCGGCTGCCGTCTCTGAGCGTTAACACCATGTCGCCATACGTGCCAATTCCACGCGGAACCGTCACGACTTTCGTAATTTCCGAATAGATCACGTCAGAGCGATCGCGCCCTTGCCAACCGCCGACGACACTAATTCGACGGTTTGTGATGCGATAGCGTAACCAGAGTGCTCTGACGATCGCGCCCACGGTCAGCGGCAAGCAAATCACCGTGAATCCTAAGAGGACGTTAATAATCAAATCCCCGATATGAGGTCCACCTTCGTAGAAGACTTCTTCTTTAACTGCCATTCAGCACCTCAGCTTTGACCAATAACTGCTCTAATTCTTGCAGATATTGAGGATATTCACACTCTGTTGCTTCGATTCGCACACCGATGACGATCGAGAACCCCGATTTTGTTCTCGGTAAGAAACTTCTAAGAATCGATCGAACCTGTCGTTTAATCCGATTCCGAACGACTGCGCGTTTGCTGACCTTTTTACTAATTGAAATGCCAATTCGTGTCGGTTGATCCAGACATTTCAGCACTCTTAGGGTAAAACAATGAGAATCTCGACGAAATCCTCGCTGATAGACAGCATCAAAATCTCGCCGATGTTTCAATCGATTCTCTTGTGGCAGCAAAACAGCGATCAGGAAGACGAAACCGACAAGCGCAACCGTCCTTTCCGGCGGCGTGCTTGAATGACCTTTTGTCCATTTTTGGTCCGCATCCGAGCGCGGAATCCTGATACCCGTCTGCGTTTGCGGCTTGTTCCGCCTAAAGTGCGCTTCGTCATGTCCGTGGCTCCAGTGAGTCGATATTAATTCCCAAGCAAAAAAGAAGTAGACTGCGGGAAAAGTCACAGTCTACTAGCGTATCATGATTTTCAATTACTGAATCGTAATGATCCAGGTTCCCAAATCTCGCAGAAGAGGGACATCTCCCGGTGAGAGAATGCGAGCGTTGAAGTAGTACATTCCACCGTTGTTGGGGTTTTTCACGTTCGAGAAAATCAGTTCGACGTTCGAGCCTGCGGGAATGGGTTCTTGAGGAAAAACTTGAATCACGTAATTATCTTTTTCCCACTTCACTTCCTGAATTGGAACTTTTTTGTCGTTTACCATCAGTTCGACCGCTTTCGGATCGAATGTGCCTCGGAAGTAGTTTGGGTAATCGATCGAGAATTGAGCGATCGCGACTTTCACTTTGTCACGTCCGACCCGCAGCCGATAGCGATCCCAAGATCCGCTATTTCCACCAAAATCAAGGCGGTAACTCAGTTGTCTTCCCGGTTGTACACCGCTGAAGATGGTCAATCCAGGCAGACCTTGAGCGAACGCAACCAGGGGCACGGCGGTGACTAAACTTCCTGCGATCGCAAGAGTAGAGACGATCCGACGCATTGAACATTCTTTCAGCAGCATAAAAATAAGCTAGGGGTTAAGTTCATTCAACATTGAGATTAGCAGGAATGCGCGTGAGGGGCTACGGAATGGGGACACGATCGAGGTTGATTTTGTTCCTACGAAAGTTGATCGGGATCGATTCCTAATTCCCGAAGTTTTGCGGCTAGGATTTCTGCCCGTTGTTCGGCTTGTTCGGCTCGTTCTTCTGCGGCTTCTTCGGGGAGGGGAACGAGAGAGCCGTTTTCGGTAAAGAGGCGGAGTTGTCGATCGTGAATTCCCAAATAAAAGCCAAGTTCCTGGCTCCACAGATGACCTTGTGAATTTGGCGTTAGAGATTCGTATTGTCCGTGAATCAGTTGAAAACCTTGAAATTCGAGGGTCACAGGATCGAACCAGAAATATTCTGGGACGCGCCAGATCGACTGATAGATTTGTTTTTTCTCACCTCGATCGACTTCCGCAGTCGAATCTGATAGTAATTCAATAATGAGATTCGGGTACTGTCCATTCTCGTGCCAAACTGTCCAACTCCGACGACGACGCGGATCAGTTCCCATCACGACGAAGACATCAGGACCTCGAAAGAATTCTGATTTCTTCTGATTTGGGCTGTAGTAAACCGTTAAGTTTCCAGCGACATAAACATCGCTACGGCTTCCAACCCCGTCTGGGCGAAACATCCAGCGAATTAGGCGAACGAGTAGATCGATTTGATCACGATGTAAATCACTTTCCAAGGGAGGTTCGGCGCTCCATAAACCGGGAGGGGGGAAGGGGGCATCGTGAGCCAGCAACGTATCTTTCGGAATTGCTTGTGTCATGGCTTCGTCCAAACGCCAGCAATTAGATTCTAACAGAGCATTTGTTCTGATGATTTATTAAACAAATTAACTTTAGATTTCGAGTTGTAAAATAGTCAGTCTGTTTTTGACATTTATTGATGAAGCGTTTAAGAAGCGAAGCTCATAAAAGTTTTCATCTGATTGCCCATATCTTGAACTTATAATTTCTGAAAGTTTGTTTGATTAATTACTTTTTGAAACGCAAGGGATTGAATTTCTTGTGTTTTCGAGTATGACTGAGAAAAGCTGTTATACACGCATCAACTGAGGAGACAGCATGACGATCGCGATCGATAAAGAGTCAGGGGCGGAGCGTTCACCGAATCAGCATCCCGCTACCTACCGAAAAATTGGAATTCCAAAAGAAATTTACACGGGAGAATGTCGAGTTGCTGCAACTCCAGATACGGTAAAGATTTTGCAGAAATACGGTTTTGAAGTTTTAATTGAATCTGGTGCGGGAGAAGCCGCAAATTTTTCAGATCAAGCCTATTTAGATGCAGGTTGTCGAATCATTGTTGATACAGAAACGCTTTGGTCTTATTCAGATTTGATTCTGAAAGTTCGACCCCCAATTTGGAATTCAAATTTAAACAAACATGAAGCAGATTTGTTGCATGAAGGTGCGACATTAATTAGTTTCATTTGGGCGAATCAGAATCCGGAGTTGGTTGAACATTTGGCAAATCGGAAGGCGACCGTATTGGCGATGGATGCCGTCCCTCGAATTAGTCGCGCTCAAAAATTGGACGCATTGAGTTCGATGGCGAATATTGCTGGATATCGGGCTGTAATTGAGGCAGCACAACAGTTTGGACGATTTTTTACCGGACAGATTACCGCAGCGGGGAAAGTTCCACCTGCAAAAGTGTTGGTGATCGGGGCAGGAGTCGCAGGATTGGCAGCCGTGGGAACGGCTCGATCGTTAGGTGCGATCGTCAGAGCATTTGATACTCGCCCAGTCGTGAAAGAACAAGTTCAAAGCTTGGGGGCAGAATTCCTAGAGTTGGAATTTGAAGAGGATGGAACCGGACAAGGTGGCTATGCAAAAACGATGAGTCCTGAGTTCATCAAAGCTGAGATGGAACTCTTTGCGGCTCAAGCGAAAGACGTGGATATCATCATCACGACCGCATTGATTCCAGGCAAGAAAGCTCCCACATTGATCACTAGAGAAATGGTTGAGAGCATGAGAGAAGGTTCTGTTGTGGTTGACCTAGCAGCAGAGCAAGGTGGAAACTGTGAAGTGACAACACCAGGTGAAATCTCTCGATATCAGGGTGTCACGATCATTGGACTAACCGATTTACCGAGTCGGATGGCAGCACAGGCAAGTCAGCTTTACGGTAAAAATCTGTGTCATTTGCTCGATGATATGGGACGGAATGACAACTACCGCGTTGATTTAGATGATGAAGTGATTCGAGGCGCATTAGTTCTACATCAAGGTGAAACGGTTGCGCCTCTACCCAAAGTTGCACCACCACCGCAGAAGGTTGAAACGCCCGTTGCTGAAGTTCCGACTGTTAAAGCTCGTGCAGCGAAGCTGATCCGTACCGGATCGACAACCCCAACTTGGATTTGGACAGTGCTTCTGGGTGTCGCATTGCTCGGAATTGGCACGATCGCACCTCCATCGTTCCTGAGTCATTTCACGGTATTCGTTCTCGCTTGCTTTGTGGGTTGGCAAGTGATTTGGAATGTAAAACCCGCGCTACACACGCCTTTGATGAGTGTGACGAATGCGATTAGCGGCATCATTATCTTGGGTGGAATGCTTCAGATTTCGGGCACTCCAACTTCTGCCACCACAATTTTAGGCGCGATCGCAATTCTGATCGGCACGATTAACATCGCAGGTGGCTTTCTCGTCACTCAGCGAATGCTCAAGATGTTCCAAAAACAATAGAGGTGTGCAATGTTTGACAGTCTTTCTAATGTGGCTTACATTGCCGCGAGTGCATTGTTTATTTTGAGTTTGAGCGGGTTATCGAATCAGGAAACCGCGCAGAAAGGGAACTGGTATGGAATTGCAGGAATGTCGATCGCGTTTCTCGCGACTGTTCTTCGCAGTGATGTTACTGGCTACGGAGTGTTAGCTGCTGTAATTTTGCCTGGAGCAATTATTGGTGCAATTTTGGCAGGTCGGGTTGCAATGACTGAAATGCCTGAATTGGTCGCAATGTTGCATAGTTTTGTGGGAATGGCAGCGGTGTTAGTGGGAATTGCAAACCATCTACAACCGCAAACATTGACGGGAGCAGAAGCGACCATTCACCAAGTCGAAATTTTCATTGGTGTGTTTATTGGTGCAGTCACGTTTACAGGCTCGATCGTCGCTTTCGGTAAGCTGAGAGGTTTAGTTAGCAGTAAGCCTTTAATGATTCCAGGACGGCACATTCTAAACATTGGATTGTTAGTCGCTTGTGTGGCATTGGGAGCACAGTTTTTGAACACTGAATCCACGACAGCATTGTTGATTATGAGTGGGTTGGCTGGCGTTTTGGGTGTGCATCTTGTCATGGCGATCGGCGGCGCAGACATGCCTGTTGTGATCTCTATGTTGAATAGCTATTCAGGATGGGCAGCAGCAGCAGCAGGATTTATGCTGTCGAATGATCTGTTAATTATCACAGGTGCATTAGTTGGTAGTAGTGGCGCGATTCTGAGCTACATCATGTGTAAAGCAATGAATCGATCGTTTATTAGTGTGATTCTGGGCGGCTTTGGAACCGGGAATAGTTCTAAGAGCAAAGCAATCACGGGTGAAGCGAAGTCGATTTCTGTTGAAGAAACGATCGAGCAATTAGAGAACGCAAACAGTGTGATCATTGTTCCAGGGTATGGAATGGCGGTTGCACAAGCACAACATCCGATTTCTGAAATTACTAAGGTATTGAGAAGTCGCGGAGTGAATGTTCGATTTGGAATTCATCCAGTCGCGGGAAGGCTTCCAGGGCACATGAATGTCTTGTTAGCTGAGGCGAAAGTGCCATATGACATTGTTCTCGAAATGGATGAGATCAATGATGACTTTCCTGAAACGGATGTGGTGTTAGTGATTGGTGCGAATGATACGGTGAATCCGAGTGCGATCGAAGATCCAGAATGCTCGATCGCAGGAATGCCAGTATTAGAAGTTTGGAAAGCGAAAAGCGCGATCGTGCTTAAACGAAGTCTTGGCAGCGGATATGCTGGAGTCGAAAATCCATTGTTCTATAAGGACAACACCTATATGCTTTTTGGCGATGCGAAGAAGAATACCGATGCAATTTTGAACAAACTCGCTGCATTAGTCGCCGCCTAACCCCGTTGCATTTCGCAACCGCAGAAGTTTCTATGCTTTTGCGTCTTTCAAGGTCAAACGTCATGGTAATCGCCTGATTGAAGCAATTCGACAGGCGATTTTTTAAGGAGAAAGCAACTGTAAATTGGGAATTGCTCGAAAGTCTCTCAAATTGTGAGTCACAAGGGGTAGTTTGATAGGTATTGCTCTAGCTGAGTAATTCGACGATTGCCCCACTGACGCAGAATTGCCTGCGATTTCTAGTTGCGGTGCGTCCGGGATTAGTTTCTCCTGGGGTAGCAGCGCGAATGGCTGCAAGCTTCGATCGATTTTCTAATGAGCGACTGTTAATCAACCTCTGGTAAAACTTGCCGCCATTCTCGAATGGTGACTTGCCGAAACACTCCCGACTGGTTGTAGGGTTCTGCCCGCATAAATGCTTCGACCGATGCTTGATCCGACGCATCAAACAGAATCAACATCATTTCCGGTTGACCGTTTTCATCTACTGTTGGACCACCACAGTAGATGTGTTCTTTGTTTGCTTCTAAGTATTTGAGATGATTCAGTCTTAGGGCTAATCGCTTTTCGTTGACGTTTTCTGCTAAAACACATTGAATTGCAAATCTCATCTTGATTCTCCTGATTGAATTCCGACTTCTAAGCAAATCACTCTGCCCGACTGTACTTGGGTCGGTGGCAGAAACGACATTCCACCATTGGTCGTGATATAGAGCTTTGTAAGATCTGATTCTGTTCGCCCGAATGCTGCGGCAGTACTGCCTGCCATTCCTTGATCAGCGGTTGCGATCGTCGTGATTTGCTTGTTAGGCGAGATCTGAATCACACTCTGATAAACGTGAGTTGTGCCATACAAATTGCCTTGAGCATCGAACACAAAATCATCCAGATTGACATTCGTTAAAAACACTTCTGGCAGTCCAGGTTCAAAGCTTTCTGTCAATGGAATCCGCAGCAACAATTGACGTTGAGTATTGGAGGCAAACAAAGCGCGATCGTAGAGTTTAATGCCATTGATAGCAGGAAAAGGATTGCTTACATCTGAACGAGCAAGAAGCTGATCTTGTAACCAGATCGATGCTGTTTTCGTCGTTGCATTAATCGCCCAAATTGCTCCTTTGTAGGAATCAGCAACCAGGTAGAGATCATCTTTTAGGTGAGTCATGCCGTTGAGAAAAATGGCATCGGGCAGTGTAACCAGTATCTCTACAGTTCCAGTTGCATCAATGCGAACGATCGCTGACCCCTGATCATCGAGAACACCTGTAACTAGGAGATTGCCAGTGCGATCAATGACAATTCCTGCAACTTTACCGTCAATATGAGCGAACTTACGAGAGTGACCATCGGGTGTGACTTGATAAATGTTGCCTTCCTCGTAGCTGGTGATAAAGAGTGTTCCTTGACTGTTGATTGCAATGTTCTCCAGAAAGGTATTGACTGGAAATTCAGCGATCGTTTCAGCAGGTACGATCGCGGTTGGTGTGTGATCAAAAATCGCAGGAAGTTGATGATTGAGAGCAGTCACGATCGCACGAGCAATACTCGCACTAGAGTTGGGATTTTGTCCGGTGATCAGATTGCCATCTCGTTCAACGTGATCGGCTTTGTTCGGATGAGCAATAAAGATTGCACCCAAATCGCGTAATCGTTGCTCCAAGACGAAGGGCACTTCTTTGTCTAGCTTGGCAGCAATTTCTTCTGAACTGGTGTAAGAAGTTAGAACTTTGTTTTTGATTAACGGAGTGCCATCGGAGAGCGTTGCACCCACGAGTCCAGCCGGACCATGACACACGGCTGCGATCGTTTTTCCAGACTCATGAAATTCCCTCAGCAATCGTTGTAAATCTGCATTGTCTGGAAGGTCAAACATCGGACCGTGACCACCTGGGAGAAAGAGCGCATCAAAGTTCGTAGATTGTACTTCGGAGAGCTTGACGGTTTGTTTGGATGCCTTGATCGCACTTTGCCAAGCTTTTTCTTGTTCAGGTGTCGGTAAACTGCGCGGATCAATGGGCATTTCGCCGCCTTTGGGAGATGCGATCGTCATCTCAATTCCGTTGTTCAGCAGTTCCAAATAAGGCAGCGCAAATTCTTCCAGCCAAACTCCGGTTGGATGAGGATCAGCACCCTCAAAGCGATCGTGGCTTGTTGTAACAATTAGAATTTTGGTCATATCATCTCTCCTAGTTTCAATGGGCTTTAGCTTGAGATAGCAGCACATAGCAGACAGCAATGTGAATTACTTCTTGCTTGCGAACACCTTCAGTTAACGACGCAATAACTTAAAAGCAACTTGTCCTTGCTGTTGTACATAAGCCAGTTGAATCAGCACCATCATCGCAGGTTCAATGAAGCGAGCAGTGCTGAGGGAGCCTACATCGGTCGCTTCTACAGCCGTTTCTCTAAGCAAGCCTGCAACGATCGCTTTAGCTTCCGCATCATCGCCACAGTAAAACACCGTTGCTTCTTGCCCATTGAAGTGAGTACTGCCTGATTGCAACACTTCTGCGAACAACGGTAAGCCCTCGACCACTCGTGCATCAGGTGCTAATTTTGCGATTTCCTCGGCAGCGGAAGTTGTGGTTCCGATCGCCATTCCGCTCATGTCAGGTTTGAGCGCATTGACACAGCTAAAGAGAATCTTGCCAGAAAGTGATCCGGCGGCTTGCAGCGCTTCGGGTACGGCTGTCCAAGGCACAGCGAGGAGAACAACATCCGCGAATTCTACTGCTTCCGCAGGCGTTCCAATCTGAGCCGTATCGCTCACCGATGCTGCTAAGTCTTTTAGCTTCTGTTCGCTGCGAGAAAAGCTGAACATCAATTCATGTCCGTTCTTTGCCCAGAACTTACCTAAGCCACTCGCCATATTACCGCCGCCAATGATACCAATTTTCATAGGTTCCTCTACTTGTAAATGATTTCTGTTTGCCAAGCTTCTGGAGCTTGTTGGTGAAGGGTGAGGTAGGATTGTGCGATCGCATCCGGATCAAAGTGTGTTCCCGGTTCAACAATGCCGCAAATCGTCACTGTTCCAACATGGATTCCGCCACTTCCTAGCTCTTGCGCCAAACTAAATGCCAAACTGCGGATACCTGCTTTACCGATCGCTAAAGACGCAACATCCGCAAACGGATTCAAGGCTAATCCGCCTCCGGTGAAGAGAATTGTTCCTTTCCGGTTAGCTTGCATGGCTGGTAGAACTTGCTGAACTGCGATCAGTGCACCTGCGACATTCACACTAAAGTCCGAAATCAGAGTTTTCGCATCGATCGAACTCGGTTTTCCGGGTGTCGCTGCAAAGGCGTTATAGATGAGAACCTCTGGATCTCCCAGTTCAGCCCGAATTTGCTTAAATGCTCCCACCAGAGATGCTTCATCGCTTGCATCTGCCGCAAAGGATTGAACCGTGTAGCCCATCGTTTTTAATGCTTGAGCATTATCTTCTAACTTGGTGGGATTTCGAGCGATGAGAGCCAGCGTATAGCCTTCTTTACCAAAGGCTTTGGCAACGCCTGTACTGACTCCGGTTCCAAATCCAACGATCGCACAAACTTTCTGGCTCATAATTTTTGATGGACTCGATCGAGGGTGGTCTTGAAGGTACTACTATCTGTGATCAGACTTGCTGACTGGAGATTAGAAAGCGATCGCGCCCGATTCTGCTCAGAAAACGAGTAGCAAGCATCGCTAATTAACACTGAGGTATAGCCTAAATCCGCCGCATTCCGAACGGTCGGTTCAATGCCAAATTCGAGAACTGCGCCGACGACTGCGATCGCTTCAATTCGCGCATCCCTGAGTGCTAAATCCAAATACGACCCGACAAATGCAGACATCGTGAGCTTGTCAAATGCTACTTCAGAAGGCAAGGGGGCAAGATCGGGCACGATCGCATGAGCCGCAGAATCCGGTAAGAAATTCGGTTGGACATCGGCAACGGTTGTGACTCTTTGCAGTGCCATTGCGCCTTTGAGTTGGGATACGCCTGCAATCTCTTTGGGTAGGGTAGTGTGACGCGAGTAGAAGATTCTCATTTTGTGCGATCGCGCCGCTTCAATGACCTGTTTCACTTGCCCAATAAATTCAACGGCTCCCGGTAACTGTTGCGCGACTCCAACTTGCATATCATAGACCAGCAATGCCATTTTTTCGGGATGACAGACATCTTCCAGCGTCATCGGAAGATTCAATCCAAAAGCAGTTTGCATAATTAAGCTCCTACAGGGGATTTGAAGTCTTGAGCGTGAGTCTGAACGTAGTCTTTCGCGTATGCCTCGAAGGTGTTCGGCGATCGCTGAACGAGATCCGAAAACGTCGTGGTAATCATTGATCCGGCTCCATTCTGCCAACACTCAAACAACTGCGCTTCTGCATCCAAGTACCATTCCGGTTCGCCATTCGCCAGTCGTGCCGCTTTCATATCGGCAGGAGCAACTTGGATGAACTGAAGCGATCGGTTCAATGCACTCCCAAAGTACTGAGTCACTTGCTCAAAGGACACTGCCTCCGACCCCGTTAAATCGTAGGCTTGGTTCTCGTGTCCGGGTTGACTTAAACACAGAGCCG
Coding sequences within it:
- a CDS encoding hypothetical protein (similar to AA sequence:cyanobase_aa:glr3809), whose translation is MTKILIVTTSHDRFEGADPHPTGVWLEEFALPYLELLNNGIEMTIASPKGGEMPIDPRSLPTPEQEKAWQSAIKASKQTVKLSEVQSTNFDALFLPGGHGPMFDLPDNADLQRLLREFHESGKTIAAVCHGPAGLVGATLSDGTPLIKNKVLTSYTSSEEIAAKLDKEVPFVLEQRLRDLGAIFIAHPNKADHVERDGNLITGQNPNSSASIARAIVTALNHQLPAIFDHTPTAIVPAETIAEFPVNTFLENIAINSQGTLFITSYEEGNIYQVTPDGHSRKFAHIDGKVAGIVIDRTGNLLVTGVLDDQGSAIVRIDATGTVEILVTLPDAIFLNGMTHLKDDLYLVADSYKGAIWAINATTKTASIWLQDQLLARSDVSNPFPAINGIKLYDRALFASNTQRQLLLRIPLTESFEPGLPEVFLTNVNLDDFVFDAQGNLYGTTHVYQSVIQISPNKQITTIATADQGMAGSTAAAFGRTESDLTKLYITTNGGMSFLPPTQVQSGRVICLEVGIQSGESR
- a CDS encoding NADP oxidoreductase coenzyme f420-dependent (similar to AA sequence:cyanobase_aa:AM1_6142); the encoded protein is MKIGIIGGGNMASGLGKFWAKNGHELMFSFSRSEQKLKDLAASVSDTAQIGTPAEAVEFADVVLLAVPWTAVPEALQAAGSLSGKILFSCVNALKPDMSGMAIGTTTSAAEEIAKLAPDARVVEGLPLFAEVLQSGSTHFNGQEATVFYCGDDAEAKAIVAGLLRETAVEATDVGSLSTARFIEPAMMVLIQLAYVQQQGQVAFKLLRR
- a CDS encoding short-chain dehydrogenase/reductase SDR (similar to AA sequence:cyanobase_aa:Ava_4758), translating into MSQKVCAIVGFGTGVSTGVAKAFGKEGYTLALIARNPTKLEDNAQALKTMGYTVQSFAADASDEASLVGAFKQIRAELGDPEVLIYNAFAATPGKPSSIDAKTLISDFSVNVAGALIAVQQVLPAMQANRKGTILFTGGGLALNPFADVASLAIGKAGIRSLAFSLAQELGSGGIHVGTVTICGIVEPGTHFDPDAIAQSYLTLHQQAPEAWQTEIIYK
- a CDS encoding isochorismatase family protein (similar to AA sequence:cyanobase_aa:LBDG_33370), with amino-acid sequence MQTAFGLNLPMTLEDVCHPEKMALLVYDMQVGVAQQLPGAVEFIGQVKQVIEAARSHKMRIFYSRHTTLPKEIAGVSQLKGAMALQRVTTVADVQPNFLPDSAAHAIVPDLAPLPSEVAFDKLTMSAFVGSYLDLALRDARIEAIAVVGAVLEFGIEPTVRNAADLGYTSVLISDACYSFSEQNRARSLSNLQSASLITDSSTFKTTLDRVHQKL